In Macadamia integrifolia cultivar HAES 741 unplaced genomic scaffold, SCU_Mint_v3 scaffold814, whole genome shotgun sequence, the following are encoded in one genomic region:
- the LOC122070051 gene encoding receptor-like serine/threonine-protein kinase SD1-7: MQGLFSIKSDVFSFGVLLLEIISGKKNNVRYSHEDPSTNLIEHVWDLWKDGRVLEIVDSSMGDSYPAHEVSKCIQVGLLSVQESASDRPTMSSVTSMLENETKMPMPNQPAFIIKRTIIGQDSFTSINEVTITAIEPQ, encoded by the exons ATGCAAGGGCTTTTCTCAATAAAGTCAGACGTATTTAGTTTTGGGGTATTATTATTGGAGATCATTAGTGGTAAGAAGAACAATGTACGATATTCTCATGAAGATCCTTCAACGAATTTAATAGAACAT GTATGGGACTTGTGGAAAGACGGTCGAGTATTGGAGATAGTTGATTCATCAATGGGTGACTCCTACCCTGCTCATGAAGTTTCGAAGTGCATCCAAGTTGGGTTGTTGTCTGTGCAAGAAAGTGCGTCAGATAGGCCAACAATGTCGAGTGTTACTTCCATGTTGGAGAATGAAACAAAGATGCCTATGCCTAACCAACCTGCTTTTATCATTAAGAGAACTATCATTGGCCAAGATTCATTTACATCCATAAATGAAGTAACGATCACTGCGATAGAGCCTCAATAG